The Faecalibacterium sp. I3-3-89 sequence GACCGGGGCGGTGCGCTGCTGGTGAGCGCCGCCGCGGGCAGCGGCAAGACCGCCGTGCTGACGGAGCGGGCCGTCCGGCTCATCACCGACCCGGAGCACCCCGTGGACGCCGACCGGCTCCTCATCGTCACCTTTACCAACGCCGCCGCCGCCGAGCTTCGCGCCCGCATCGGGCAGGCGCTGCTCCGCCGCAGTCAGGCCGAGCCGTCCAACACGGCCCTCCGCCGCCAGCGGATGCTTTTGCAGCGTGCCCCCATCTGCACCATTGACGCCTTCTGCCTCGACCTGCTCCGCAAGCACTTTCAGGCGCTGGACATCCCGCCCGACTTCACCCCCGCCGACCCCGGCAGCGTGGAGACGCTGCGCACTGCGGCCCTCGCCGAGACGCTGGAAGCGGCCTATCTGAACGCGGATTTCTGTGCCTTCGCCGACCTTTACGGCAAGGGCCGCACCGACAGTGCGGCGGGGGAGGCCGTCCTGCAGGTCTATGACTTCCTCCGCGCCCTGCCCGACTACGGCAGGAAGCTGGACGAGATGCTGGCCCCATGGCAGGACGAGAACGGCTTCGTCCGCACCTGCTGGCACGACATCCTGCTGGCCGAAGCCGCCCGGTCGGCCCGGGCGGCGGGGGAGCTGCTGTCCGCCGCATTGAAGGACAGCCGGGCCGACCTCGTCACGGCGCGGGCCGACGCCGAGGCCAGCAAAAAGACCCCCGCCGCCAAGGAAAAGGCTGTGGCGGGCATGAATGAGCGGTTCGCCGAGCCGCTGGAACGGCTCGAGAGCGCCGCCGCCCTGCTGGGAGAGGTGGAGCATCTGGCGGAGGCGGGGGAGTGGACGCCCCTCTACGATAAGCTGACGCCCTACGTCCTCGGCATGGAGCAGGTCCCCGGCCTCAAGAATATGAAAAAGCGGCTCACCGGCGAGCACAAGGACGCTGTCAAGACCCGGGCCGACGAGGCCGCGAAGCTCTTTGAAAAAATAGAAGATCTGATCAGCTGTAGTCTGGACGAGGCCGAGCTGGACCGGAGAGCCGCCGAACCCCGCCTGCGCGCCCTTTTTGCCGCCGTGCGGGACTTCGACGCCCGCTTTACGGCCCGGAAGCGGGAGCGCCGGCTGCTGGAATTCAGCGATTTCGAGCATCTGGCCCTCCGCCTCCTGCGGGACGAGGACGGCCAGCCCACTGAGCTGTGCCAGAGCATCCGACAGGGCTATGCTGCCGTCATGGTGGACGAATATCAGGACACCAACGCATTGCAGGATGCCCTTTACCGCTGCCTCGCAAGCCCGGCAGGGGACGACCTCTTCCTCGTGGGCGACCTCAAGCAGAGCATCTACCGCTTCCGGCAGGCCGACCCCACCATCTTCCGGGAGAAGCTGGAGAGCTGGCCGCCCCTGCCCGGCGGCGCGGCCCGCCCCCGCCCCGAAGAGGGTGCCCCCGGCAGGAACGCCCTGCTGGCGCTGGACGCCAACTTCCGCTCCGCCCCGCAGGTGGTGGCGGGCATCAACTTCCTCTTCGAACAGCTCATGACCCCTCAGCTGGGCGATACGGCCTACGGCGACGGCCAGCGCCTTGTCTGCGGTGCGCCGGGGGAGTATGAGGGCAGCGTGGAGGCCTGCTTCCTGTCCGATGACACCGCCGAGACGGATGCAAATTATATTGCCGACCGCATCGAGACGATGGTAGCCTCCGGTGAGCCGGTGCGGGATGGCGGCACCACCCGTCCGGTGCAGTATGAGGACTGCTGCGTCCTGCTGGCGGCACGCGGCGACTTTCCGGCCTACGCCGAGGCCCTGACGGCCCGGGGCATCCCGGTCTACGCCGACGCCCGGGAGAACCTCTTGGACGCACCCCACATCCGCCCCCTCATCGCCCTGCTGCGGGTCATCGACAACCCCGCGCAGGACATCTACCTTGCTGCCGCTATGCTCGGCCCCATGTTCGGCTTCACCGACGATGACCTCGTCCGCCTCCGGGCAGGGGCGCAGAGCACCGACCAGCACACCCGCATCAGCCTCTACGGCGCGGTATTGCAGGCTGCACGCAGCGGGGCGGAGGATGACTTCACCCGCCGGGTGGGGGCTTTTTACCAGCGTCTCACCGCCCTGCGCCGGATGGCCCGGAGCGTGCCGGTGGAGGAACTGCTGGAGGAGATCTTCGTCTCCACCGG is a genomic window containing:
- a CDS encoding UvrD-helicase domain-containing protein; protein product: MSETKWTPAQRAAIDDRGGALLVSAAAGSGKTAVLTERAVRLITDPEHPVDADRLLIVTFTNAAAAELRARIGQALLRRSQAEPSNTALRRQRMLLQRAPICTIDAFCLDLLRKHFQALDIPPDFTPADPGSVETLRTAALAETLEAAYLNADFCAFADLYGKGRTDSAAGEAVLQVYDFLRALPDYGRKLDEMLAPWQDENGFVRTCWHDILLAEAARSARAAGELLSAALKDSRADLVTARADAEASKKTPAAKEKAVAGMNERFAEPLERLESAAALLGEVEHLAEAGEWTPLYDKLTPYVLGMEQVPGLKNMKKRLTGEHKDAVKTRADEAAKLFEKIEDLISCSLDEAELDRRAAEPRLRALFAAVRDFDARFTARKRERRLLEFSDFEHLALRLLRDEDGQPTELCQSIRQGYAAVMVDEYQDTNALQDALYRCLASPAGDDLFLVGDLKQSIYRFRQADPTIFREKLESWPPLPGGAARPRPEEGAPGRNALLALDANFRSAPQVVAGINFLFEQLMTPQLGDTAYGDGQRLVCGAPGEYEGSVEACFLSDDTAETDANYIADRIETMVASGEPVRDGGTTRPVQYEDCCVLLAARGDFPAYAEALTARGIPVYADARENLLDAPHIRPLIALLRVIDNPAQDIYLAAAMLGPMFGFTDDDLVRLRAGAQSTDQHTRISLYGAVLQAARSGAEDDFTRRVGAFYQRLTALRRMARSVPVEELLEEIFVSTGYLAALGAMENGQRRREDARRFAAFCAGAGAGGISALVRAIDAAALAGSTGQETTPGGARPGCVTIMTIHRSKGLQFPVVFVADTARQFNAADTRQPVLLHRVCGAGLRLRPEGGEGSYRTAAYTALATVHAAELRSEQMRLLYVALTRAQDKLILTVPLGIGRTSNPFAKAAAFLAAGAGQTLNAQAGSFADWLRAALLVHPNGGPLRRLAGNLELPFVDTRSTLTLTVQADPLPPAGPRTGEETPPQPEADPALVETLRQGFGWQYPAAALANIPAKVSVTSLVHAAERTTLERPGFLSKDGLTAAEMGTALHAFLEHADFAALAAVQGGEDAAVLDAVRTERERQVAAQLTPPAIAEKLDENKILRFVRSEAFDRICGAEEVLRELAFITSLPAAEVMAAQGRALPEGNSAADAGVLVQGIADIVLVYPDHLELLDYKTDRRKTRADFVRAYRAQLELYAKAIDKRFAPRRVTYKGIYSLELGELIKV